Proteins encoded together in one Amblyraja radiata isolate CabotCenter1 chromosome 11, sAmbRad1.1.pri, whole genome shotgun sequence window:
- the LOC116978489 gene encoding gastrotropin-like: protein MNFSGKYTFGNQENYEEFMKALGVPEDCIEQGKNAKFDTEVAQNGDGFTWSQIYPCHTTTNQFTVGKESEFEMLNCEKAKITVKLEGGKLIMNFPKYTHTVEIEGDKLIETAVSGEITLKRLHTKKN, encoded by the exons ATGAACTTCAGTGGCAAGTATACATTTGGGAATCAGGAAAACTATGAAGAATTTATGAAGGCTTTAG GTGTGCCTGAAGATTGCATCGAACAGGGGAAGAATGCGAAGTTTGACACAGAGGTTGCCCAGAATGGTGATGGATTTACATGGTCTCAAATTTATCCATGTCATACTACAACCAATCAATTTACTGTCGGGAAGGAATCAGAATTTGAGATGCTGAATTGTGAAAAAGCTAAG ATTACTGTAAAACTAGAAGGAGGAAAACTCATTATGAATTTTCCCAAGTATACTCATACAGTTGAGATTGAAGGAGACAAACTGATTGAA ACTGCAGTGTCCGGTGAGATCACTTTAAAAAGactccacacaaaaaaaaattaa